One window of the Triticum dicoccoides isolate Atlit2015 ecotype Zavitan chromosome 3B, WEW_v2.0, whole genome shotgun sequence genome contains the following:
- the LOC119278034 gene encoding histone deacetylase HDT3-like — protein sequence MTENHRFWGVVVKPGETVKCDPGDSYYHISTIALEAGKAEEDVQVFVKIDDTRIMLGTLSVDNHPHVLADLVFKKEFELLHSSMTSNISFMGYKFDIMKRSHSCTKQDAESDEEVPLAIPLDFNTDGYKDNEAAHGANNLIAPRPADAPSSIPMAKVEGTNSPGKQKGDDKDKTGMQNSSDGVDNESSDQDVDYPRKRTKDDYNPMETPLNTPQGKRAKIATPTTGNKTGYVHVATPHPAAKQARKSGDHVHVATPHPAIKQARKSGDHVHVATPHPAAKQAHKSGEHVHVATPHPAAKQARKSVDRVHVATPHPAAKQACKSGDHVHVVTPHPAAKHARKTLENNDDKSKQSAGHVCNSCNRTFSSLKGLGDHSRAKHGDAK from the exons ATGACGGAGAACCACCGCTTCTGGG GAGTGGTCGTCAAACCTGGAGAGACAGTGAAGTGTGACCCAGGAGATTCATATTATCACATTTCGACG ATAGCATTGGAGGCTGGCAAGGCAGAAGAGGATGTGCAAGTTTTCGTTAAAATTGACGATACAAGGATTATGCTTGGCACACTTTCagttgataatcatcctcatgtcttAGCTGATCTGGTGTTCAAAAAGGAGTTTGAGCTGTTGCACTCCTCAATGACCAGCAACATCAGCTTTATGGGCTACAAATTTGATATTATGAAAAG ATCTCACTCATGTACTAAACAAG ATGCTGAATCTGACGAGGAGGTTCCATTGGCTATTCCACTAGACTTCAATACAGACG GTTACAAAGACAATGAAGCCGCACATGGTGCCAATAATCTTATTGCACCAAGGCCTGCTGATGCTCCATCCTCTATACCAATGGCTAAAGTTGAGGGAACAAATAGTCCTGGAAAGCAAAAGGGAGATGATAAG GATAAGACTGGTATGCAGAATTCCAGTGATGGCGTTGATAATGAGAGTTCTGATCAAGATGTGGATTATCCTCGAAAG AGAACAAAGGACGATTATAATCCAATGGAAACACCTCTGAATACACCCCAGGGGAAGAGGGCAAAGATAGCAACACCAACTACGGGCAACAAAACTG GCTATGTCCACGTTGCGACCCCTCATCCGGCAGCAAAACAGGCTCGCAAGTCAGGCGACCATGTCCACGTTGCGACCCCTCATCCGGCAATAAAACAGGCTCGTAAGTCAGGTGACCATGTCCACGTCGCGACCCCTCATCCAGCAGCAAAACAGGCTCATAAGTCAGGTGAACATGTCCATGTCGCAACCCCTCATCCAGCAGCAAAACAGGCTCGTAAGTCAGTTGACCGCGTCCACGTCGCGACCCCTCATCCGGCAGCAAAACAGGCTTGTAAGTCAGGTGACCACGTCCATGTCGTGACCCCTCATCCAGCAGCAAAACATGCAAGGAAGACACTTGAAAACAATGATGACAAGTCTAAGCAATCCGCTGGCCACGTCTGCAACTCATGCAACAG GACTTTCAGCTCCTTGAAGGGTCTTGGAGATCATTCCAGGGCGAAGCATGGCGACGCCAAGTAA
- the LOC119281937 gene encoding histone deacetylase HDT1-like — translation MKFWGVEVKPGQTVYCDPGEGRVVHLTQVALGETEKRSVGIPVSAKIGDQKGVIGTLSAENHPQILCDLIFEKQFELSHSSKTASVFACGYKIPKHNCTSDSSESDSREFDSSESDSSEDEVETVNNQVANPIVGNVAKPPTTKDDKKVTDNHDSSEDDSDFYSTDSDDYDDDGYSSLDTDSEEDGTSSEEMDTSSKEEDKDSPKPEDGKKAVAETALKTPASDDTSSKEDSSDEEDKNTPKPEDGEKTVAAETALKTPASDDTSNKEGTSDQEDKNTPKPEVGTKRAAETALETPAPDKKAKIETPSGQDTDDKKTVHVATPHPAKQADKAPGNSKQHLKSKYVGGAHACKSCSRTFGSASALQSHEKAKHA, via the exons ATGAAGTTCTGGG GTGTGGAAGTGAAGCCGGGACAGACAGTTTATTGCGACCCTGGTGAAGGGCGTGTTGTTCATCTCACACAG GTTGCCCTGGGTGAAACAGAGAAAAGAAGTGTCGGCATACCAGTATCTGCTAAAATTGGTGATCAGAAGGGGGTCATTGGAACTCTGTCGGCTGAAAATCACCCTCAGATTCTTTGTGATTTGATCTTTGAGAAACAGTTTGAGCTATCACACAGTTCAAAAACTGCCAGTGTGTTTGCGTGTGGTTACAAGATTCCCAAGCATAACTGCACGTCTGATTCTAGCGAATCTGATTCTAGGGAGTTTGATTCCAGCGAGTCTGATTCTAGCGAAGATGAAGTGGAAACTGTAAACAATCAAGTGGCCAATCCTATTGTTG GCAATGTGGCAAAGCCTCCGACAACAAAGGATGATAAAAAGGTTACAGATAACCATGACAGTAGTGAGGATGATAGTGATTTTTATTCTACAGATTCAGATGAT TACGACGATGATGGGTACAGTAGCTTAGATACCGATTCTGAAGAGGATGGTACCAGTAGTGAAGAGATGGATACCAGTAGCAAAGAGGAGGACAAAGACAGTCCTAAG CCTGAGGATGGCAAGAAAGCGGTGGCCGAGACTGCCTTGAAGACACCTGCCTCTGACGACACCAGTAGCAAAGAGGATTCAAGTGATGAGGAAGACAAAAACACTCCTAAG CCCGAGGATGGCGAGAAGACGGTGGCCGCCGAGACTGCCTTGAAGACACCTGCCTCTGACGATACTAGTAACAAGGAGGGTACAAGTGATCAGGAAGACAAAAACACTCCTAAG CCTGAGGTTGGCACGAAGAGGGCGGCCGAAACCGCCTTGGAGACGCCTGCTCCTGACAAGAAGGCAAAGATTGAAACACCATCTGGCCAGGACACAG ATGACAAGAAGACTGTCCATGTGGCAACTCCCCATCCAGCAAAGCAGGCCGACAAGGCGCCTGGGAACAGCAAGCAACATCTCAAGTCCAAATATGTCGGCGGCGCCCACGCCTGCAAGTCGTGCAGCAG GACATTCGGCAGTGCTTCGGCGCTCCAATCCCATGAGAAGGCGAAGCACGCTTGA